The Phycodurus eques isolate BA_2022a unplaced genomic scaffold, UOR_Pequ_1.1 contig_419, whole genome shotgun sequence region ggggaaaaaagaacgtgTGTCTCCCTATCTCGAGAGAGTAAGGAGCCCCGTTTGTCCGTGTGAGGGATTTTTATAACCTCTGTTCCCGCCTCCAGCGTCCTAACTTTTTGACTTGAGTGGAAAGTACCTATTTTTCCCttactcattcagtgtcctgacttgacctaagtggaaagcacctatctCACCATTACTCATCCAGTGTCCTGACATGATCCTAGTGGAAAGTACCCATTTCCCCCTTTTGCTCACCCAAAATAGGTTCACAGTAAATACTATTGACTACACACATAATACATCCATTCAATGacaagcatatttcatatgTCTTGAACACAATCAATACACTTCATCACTTCTCATTAATCTCTTTAAGCATTCTGCAATACATGGTTATCAGTtaatatttatacattcatgtgaatacaattctctCATGCATTTCAACAGGTCCGTGCTTACTTCGTAGAGCATTCGTGTGCTCCGTTGCCTGAGAGAGACAACCTTGCACAGGTCATAATCTTTGCATAAAAGCTTTTCCAAAGTATTGTACATTagtaatacaaaaatcaaaataatatataacagccttattaggcttgatgtactttttatcactgatttccaaaagaacatctgaattataacttcacagagaatcatcaaaattatctcaaggataaaatcaagcaattgattatataagcagttgacctcagtatgtgtttgtttacttatGACAAGGGGTTTTAATAGTATTGATATACGTAAGAAGACTTATGCTTGACCTGGCGACTCTTTCCTCTCGATATAATTTGGTTTgtcgacctctggtggttgaaccaggaattgaaactgggGCTAAGCTCAATCACCTTAACCCAGCCACATATgccaattacaacctttttgtACCATTGCTTATGTGTGTGTCCTGGCCGCCCACCCGacaccccctccttgagctgagACCCAGCCCCACTATGAACTGGGTCCTTGACGCATGGTAGCCCTGAACGCGTTGACAATAGCCGTCCACTCCTGAACGCCACTTGCCACCGCTGGTTCTGGGTCAAGACAGTCAGGGTTCACCACCACATCCATCAGCATTTCCAGCACATCACTAGGCGTCCCGGGAGTAGTTGGACAAGGAGATGTCGCTTCAGAAACCACCGATGTAGTGGGTGGAGGAGAGGTAGGAGTCCAGCTGTCATATacactttcctcctcctcttcctcctcctcctcctcatccacaTTTATGACCTCCCCCGGAGACGGTGGACGTGCAGTTGGTGTAATGCTGCCGACCGCTGGCGCTCGTCGGGCGGCACTGGGCTCGGGGGCCTCAGGCCTAGACACCCGGTCCGAACGATGGTCGGCGGCAGTGGTGGTGGCCAAACCCTGGTCCGGTGGTGGTCGTGTCTCGGGGCTAACTGCTATGCAGGAGCCACCCTTCATATGATATGTGAAACGGTAGCCCCCGCTAGCTAGGCGCCAAGCCATACGAAGCAATGGATAGACTCTGCCCAGATAACGGCCGTCCTCGGTCAAAATCACAAGGGGTACCAAAGGTTCACCTAAAACAGAATGTGTCATAATACCCTTAGTCGCCAGTTCAGCAAAGGTCAGCCACAGCCAGTCATCAGTGAGGAAGCCTTGTTCTCGCGCCACCTTTTTTAGGTAGATTCCATCAGGTACaatccagacttccctctttgAGCTAAGCGGTGAAGGGAAGCAGCAGTGTCCCAGGAAGGAACTGCCCACGACCCACGCGGATCGAAGGGAGTCATTCCCACAAAGGACACACCGCGGGGTAATTACTTTCTGTAAACATACACATAGTCAACACAGTTCATCACTTGAAGGGGATCCTAGGCATCATCCTGGTCCCTTTCAAAAATCACCTGACCCGGAGGTCGTATTATTGTGTGATCTCTACTGAGCGAGCGTATACTCAAACTGCGCCGCAGTGAGGGGGATGTCACTGGCCGAGCAGCAGAGTTTCGAGGTGGGAGGGTAAAGAAGGCTGAGTATGTGAAGAACCAGGTAATCAGAACTAATTGATCAATTAACTGCATCCAAAGAAGAATGGAAATAATGCCCCAAATGGTTCCCCATATTATTAATTTAACCAATCGCCAAATCCATATCTTCTTACTTTTATTCTTCTGAAGGCTAATGACTAGGTTCATCACATATAAGGCCAGGGCTATTGCCAGCATACCCTCCAACACCACTGCTCCGTATATGATCTCAAAGGCTTTCATTGATGTTACGTCCAAGACTATCCAGCCTGTTAACAAAAATGTCTCTATTACGCCTTTGGGTGTTTTATACTCTATTATTATTCGGCCatgcatatacacaacaaacatGCCAAGTCCTAAGGTATAGGTACAATATACAAATCTTAGAACTAAAACTTTAACTATGGCTATGGTACAAATGATGATTCGAGTCACTTGATTAAAATGCCATTCCCCAGTACAGCAACAGATCACCCATATTACTAAAATCATCCAATATTGTAGTTCATTACTCACATTCTGCAAAGCACCTGGTCTATCATAAGTGTCATTGCTGGATGAAGAACACGCCATGGCTCGATGCTCACTCTTCCACCACGAAGTTGGAACTGAGGAGGACGGCGCCGTGTGCCAGCTTTTATACACCCACAGGCTCCACCCCCTCCTTGGTTTCTTCATCCTTAGTCATCAGACACTTCCGCTTTGGCTCCGCCCCCTTCTTGCGTAGCTGCATGTAGACCTCGTCAACGACGTTTCTTTTAGGAAGCGTCCCCCTCTTTCTATACTGCCCAGGCATGGGTTTTGCTTGTTGTCCTCTTTTGATGAGTGCTATAGTTATTGCCGCCACCGTAATTATTGCAAGTCCCAATAGAAGCCACCATCCTATGTCCTTGGCTAGGTCAAATAGCCAAGAACCTATATCTAAGCTTTCCCTCACAATCTCTACCGCAGTTGTGACTAGGGCTATGCCGACCTCTTTGATATTCTCCCCCAGAACCTTCCCTACTCTTTCATACCATTTACAATCATGTTTCTTAGTGCCACGGccacatgacaaccaatgttcATAGGGTTCGTAACATGTCCCGTTGTTATAAATTCTATTATATCCTACCCATTCGAAACCTGTTATTTCCTTTCCTTCACATAAGCTCTTTCGGAACGCATGCCCCTCGAGAATCTGTACTTCAGGGTCAGGTGTGTATGGGATATAGCCTTGACCGTTACCCTGGTTAGTTGTTCCTAGTAGACCGTAATCTTTCTGCCATCGCGTGCAATATTGTCTGTTCTTAGCCTCATGTCGTGTCCACTGATTCTGGCTATTCTTAACCCATACTGCTCCCTCTATAGTAGCATAATTTTTATCTGGATATTTATCCCTACAGTGTTCCTTAAATCTTGGTACACTGTCACATGGTTGTCTTGCTAATTGtattgtacaattatttttcgGTTTATTACAAATCATTACCCAGGGTCTGGGGTTGGCATAAAGATCAACCCCTCCACCCCTTACTCTTGAATAATCTGGCCACAGATCTTGTTCTTTAGAGTATACTGTTGCCATATACTGATACTTAACCCAATAACTTTGCGTTCTGTTTAAGCACGGAATCACGAACTGTTGTAACTCTTTCTGGTTAAAACCCCACCAAGTCTTAGTTTTGTCTCTCGCGTGGTATTCTTCCCATGCTTGCAAAATCCCTTTGACCGTGTCATTCTTTTTCAGGCTTGTACAATTATAAGTCCACTTGGTAGAAAGTGCTCCTATTTCTTCTTCCAAAGGACATCTAGGTGAGGTGCCCTTTGTCCATTCTTTTCCATGAAGTTGCTCAACTACCCTCAGAACTACACATTGATCCAGTTTGTGGAAATCACCATCGGGCACTGAGAGTAAATCCGTTGGGGTGGGAAGTCGTTGATAATACCATCGCGTCATCCGCGGTGCTAACATATATGACGATTCCTTCCACTCAGCAAACCATCTGGACGCATGCACTGGTCTTATCCATGTTAAGGAGTTATTCAGCCAGGGTTCGTAGTCTACCTCCATTCCTAGGTAGGGTGGTTTACTCATAAACGGGATAATCAGGCTTATAATTTCCGGTGCACAATTGTCCTCCTGGAACATTCCTCTGTAGGTCAATACATGGAAATGGTGTGGACTGGTAGTTTGCTTACCCGTGTTCCATAGACGGGGGTGTAGAGAGGGCTTTCCTTGCATCAACTTCAGATGACATTCTTCAACTCTATCTTCCGTGGAGTGTCGCTTCCTCGGAGGCTTTTCCATtactcttttttctttttggttcaGTGGTTGAGGATACTTGACTATCGTTTACCATCGATGGCTGGTTTGCACAGGTGAAAGTCAAACAGCTCCAGCATGGTTCCCAGCTTGGGCGCACCGTGGTGCAAGTATGATTCAGGGGTGCCGCCATGGAAACGATGTCCTTGTTGGCCGCCTTTGGTATCCAGTATCCTCCTGAGCCGTCAGGCAGACCTGCGCAATGTTCGTTGGTATACCACATTGGTTCCGTGTGACCTATTTGGAGCCAATTTTTCCTAACCTCCCTTTCCTCACTCTGTTCTAAGCACAGCACAGTTAACGTTATAATTGAGATTTCATTAGTCCATTGAGCCTGTAGAACTATATGCGTGGTACACACCTTCTTGGTCAACGCTGGGTATTCGGTGCAGTTCCTCAGTCATGCGCTTAGGTCCGTTCCTCCTCTCCGTATCTCCAAGGGTCCTGAACCATTCCTGGGAGATCTGTTACAGTTATCAATTATGTCTTGTCCCGCGCTTGAATCGGATCTATTATCCTGTTTTCTGTATTCCACTGATGGTACTTGGCGAACTTTCCAACACGTTTGATTAATTATCTTTGTTGTTCCGTGTCGGATAGTAGTCAAATCCAAAAGGTTGTTCTGCTTGAGTTCATACCGAGTGTTAAGGTTCGTCATTAACATCAGTAGGACATACATGATGATACAGCCGCCTGCCAAGACCCCGATACTTTTCATTTTCCTCCTATatctgagccaaaatgttcgtGGTGTGCTATAACGAGGTATTTCCTCTTGCCTGAATGTATCCCATTCTTCATCTCGGGCGGGTTGTTCATACCTGGTTTCTTCCGATTCCTTTACGGTCGGTGTCTcgtatgtattttctttttgttctacCTCCTGTCCCAGGTTGCGACAAGTATGAACCGGTTGTCTTGCCTCTTGATGTTGTAACAATGGGTCCTTCCCAGTTCCTGGTTGGGGAGTATCATAATGCGGTTTAGGAGTATCATAATGCGGGTTAGGCGTATCATAATGCGGGTTAGGCGTGTCATAATGCGGGTTAGGAGTGTAAAGGTTTCCCTCTTCCATCCTTCCTGGTTCCTTGTCTCCTTGATTAGCCAGTTTGTCGCATTCAATCTTTTCCTCAGCTTTGGGTTCGGTCATGCTTGCTCTTGGGTGTGACTGTTGCTCTCTCCTAGCAGTCCTTCCTTTTAAATTGGTCCAATCTCACTTCCTTTTTACACTTGCTCCGCCCTCGAGTTCGAGGTTGACTCTGGTAGCTTGAATATTCGCCTTGTCCTTGAAGCCCCGTCGGGCTCAATGTTCTTTCCAAAGCCTTTTTTGTGTAGGTGGATTAGCACTATCAATAAGCCAATTAGTGCAAGTCTAATAATTGCGCCTACTGCTGCAATAATTACAGCTACCTTGCGTTGATTCCCTTTCTGTTGTTGTGTATCTTCTGGAATGAAAAAAGACCTAGAAGAGCCGCTACTGTTAAAGCTACACGTGTAGTTATTTTTCTGCGATGATTCCACCCGTATCTGTGTGGTGACTCTGAAGAGGCCGTCTTCCGTCACCACAACGGTGGTGCTGGCGTTGAGTTCTTGCCGGTGATTGTCTTCCCAGGTGACCTTAGATTTAGGGTAGCCTTCAGACTGACAGGTTAGCACAAGCTCACCCTCTTTTCCTGATTTAACAATGTCTTTGTTCACTTTTTTGAACGGTGCAGTCACTGATAACTTAATATCCTTATAGTCAGCTCCATTCGTTGTCCCTATTTTACATTGGTAGGTTCCCGAGTCATTAATACGAAGCCTGGTTACCTGCAACTTCGCCCAGCCATCTTGAATCAGTTTGATGAGCAGCCTGGTGCGACCTCGGAAATCCGAATGCTGGGAAGAGTTCAACTCCTGTCCTTTTTCCATCTGGTACACTTCTCGAGACCGAGCCTGCGAGGTCCAGTGCCAAGACACCGTCAAGTCCTCGTAGGGATGCTGAGACAAGGGGAAGAATCTACAGCCCATTATCACACTTCCTCCCGACTCGGCCTGATAAGAGGTCTGCTCCGCAGTGGTGGTTAACATGACCTGAAGACATGGCTGGAACAGGACTGACAACATAAAGATATTAATCCACTTcatttataattatttgttcccgcaaaacattattttttacctTTTACGCTTCCTTGGTTGGGGTATCTGGCTCTATCTTTTATGATTTGAATGTCTGTTAGGTACGTGAAATCGGGCGAATATCTCTTTCAATGATCCAGTTGTCTTTCTACTTCGTCCATCCTGTGGGCCAGGTCAGTTGTCTCGGCTGCTAGAGTACTCATCCTTTCAGTTGTTTTCTCTGTAAATTCTTCCAAAGTGGTGAGAAAGGGTTTCTGTTCTATAAATGCGGTTCGATGTTGTAGCACGAGAGCTGATATCTCCTCTTGCCCTTTTTGTACTATTTGTAGTGCGGTTAGCGTGAGTCTTAACGCCTCTGCTAGGTTTGACGCTTGCTCCTCTAAGTCAGTCGTGCGAGCTCTTAGGGCATTCAGTTGATCCATTACTTCCTTTCTTCTTTTAGCTGTGTGGGACTGTGCCTCTTAGGGATTTGCCACCAGTCAAGTAGCGTCGATCCTATTATACATATCCACCTCCACATAGGCCCCTCCCCTTTTAAGGGGTAGCTTTTATAATTCAATTGTCTTCAACCCAATTATTTCTTCTTTATCGTATAATTCCTGCAATTTGTCAACAACTTTCCCCCAATTACATTCTTTATATATCCTTTTGCCTTTCCAATCTAATTACACAATCTCCCGAGTCACGCACTTAATTTTCTtctttcagttttatttaattttccttTGACGAGGAATCTAACTCGTCGCTTGGCCTTTTCCACAGATGAAAGAGCTTTCTCTTAGATTTTTCTTCACTAACCTCACTCGTTGGTTTTAGGCTGTCTTCCTCTGCCTCCTGTGCCTCCTCCTTTTTTGGGGAGGATTTCCTCGCAGTTGGTTTCCGTCgtttattatttttggtcaCCTCTGGCGTCCAATCCTCGTCTTCTTTCGAAGCGCTCTTTCTTGCTTCCATTACTTGCCCTATTTTCCTCCATCTCGGACTGTGGTATTTCTTGGGCCATTTTTCATTATACCTTGGGCATCCTCTTCGCGACTGATGTCTGGCCCTATCTGGCAGTATATGCCCTTCCCCCTTACAACCAGGGTGGGGGCACCTTGTCTTATTTTTCCCAAGGTTTTCTTTTAAACTATTAATCTCTTCGTCGCTGTCTTCTGAATCGTCTGAGGCAGCCTCTATTGGCTCTTGCCAATTTCTTAATTTCGCTGTTGCCTCTTCTGCCAGCGTTAACAATTCTGTCCTTCCACTTAATTCACTTAACACCCTCATAGGGTTCCCTCTTAAATCTCTTTCCATTCCTCTGACATTTGTTCCTACTGACAACTCCATTCCTATGGAGTATATTCCTTCATAGGGTACCATGGCGACCCTAACTCTGACTTCCACCCAGAATTTCACTGCTGTTTGGCCTGGATCCTCCAGGTGTGGTGTCGCGGGACTCATCTGGAGTGTGGCCACCTTTTCTTTATACTCTAATTTTTTGGTAGCTACGTCCAACAGCGTAAGATGGGTATACAAGCCGTTTCCACCCATTTCCCGGTCGTGTGAAATGTTGGGCAAGGAGATTATTGGGATATGTTCATTAGCTAGAATATTACTTATTATCACTTCCCAGGACGTTCCACTCCTTGAGGTGTACTTAGGATCCAATTGTACCTTAGTTGCTACTGGTACCGAGTGTTCTACTACTTTTGCCGGGCGTTCGTCTTCTGCCCACTCTGGCCAATTCATTTTAAGTAGATTCGATAGTCCCATATCTAGTTTCCTGttatttttccccttttttgttGGGGACATTAAGATGGGAGGCAACCACCTTATTGGTGTCTCCGCTTTGGTTACTTGCCATCCCTCTGCTTTACCAGCTAATATCAATGCTCCTGTCTGGATTCTCCTCCAGCAATGGTCGCAATGTAGTAGTATTGCTCcattccaccaacattcacagtTTTTCTGTTCCTCACTTTCTTGCGGGTTCCAATCCCATTGAGCATAGAATTTTAGCCTCGGCAAATCTCTTACTCGACATCTCTCACAAATGTAAGCGTCAAGTACCTTTGCTGGTCCCAATTCCTCCAAGGTCGGGGATCCTGCGGTCCAATTCCGATTCATCTCATGTCTCCTGTCCGCCCGTGATTCGGTTCTTCCGCAGGCCACGCAGTCTTGATTCACCTGGCGCCAACACAAACTCTCTATTCCTTCGTATAGATATCCTTTTTTAGCATTATCTAAAAGTTTCAATGCTCTTCCAGCCATTATTCCACTCGTAGTCCTCCGTGTGACCACAACACCTTTCATCATGGCTAACTTGACAAAAGGCGGAACTCCTTCTTCCATTTCAGTACTcatatttttcttctatttcgGCTTCTAGCTGAATCGACTGGTATTGGTTTAAGCTGCTCTACCCCTTGGATCCCTCTCTCCTTGAGGCGCACTGTGTTTCTGTCCAATACTTCTTCTACGATGTCAGGATTTTCATATTTGGTCTTCACTGCTTGCTCGTCAGATGCACAATGTGACTTGACCCATACTCGCTGTCCCTCTTGTAACGGGCATTTCTCTTTCTGGGGACTTGTCTCTTCCTTCACTCTGCCAATGTCGAGGGCGACAAAGGGGCGTTGATTCACTTCCTCTGAGGGGGATGGCCTCCCAGTCCTGCTCCTCCCATTCAAGTCCTTAACTAATTCTACTAATCTTTCACTCCATTCTTTTCCATTAGCATTTTTTCCTAGccaatttttagctaaaccaATGGTTCTCTCGGCTACACCATTAGCCTGGGGGGTGTAAGGCGGTGAATAAATTCTAGTTATTCCCCATTTTTGACACCACCTGTCCACCGCAgcgtttttgaaatgtgttccaTTATCAGTCCTTAGCTCTTTTGGTATACCTAGCCACATGCATCCCTCTTCTAATGTCTTTATCACACTTCTAGCATTAGCTTTCCGCACTGCTTTTAATCCAAAATGTCCTGACATCGAATCCACCAGCACGATTAGGTACTTCTCTCCTTTCGCGCCATTCACTCCCATGGGGCCTGCCACGTCCATGCAGACTGATGCCCATGGCACAGTGCTTTTGATAGTTAATCCTTCAGCTCGCTTTCCTCGGCGTCCTGTGTTGTATCTATTACACTGCTCGCAGTCTCGCAACACGGCTCGGACTTTTTTATCTGAGATCCAAAGTGCCAGTCTTTCCAGTTCTTTTCTTGTGGGTAAGGTACCTCCATGGCCTAGCGCTTCATGTACGGCCGTAGTAATCTCACGCACAAACTCGTCTGGGACCACTCTTCCTCCAGGGGTCTTGTCCCATCCGTCTGCTCCTACAACAACTAATCTCCTCTCTTGGACGTATCTATCAACTTCATCATTTCCTCTCCAATGGGTCCCGTCTTTGACGTGGGCTCTTTGGTGGACAACATCTATTTTCATATTCAACCTCAGCTCggctatttttttccataattctgTATGGGCTACTGATTTGCCCTTCGCTCCTtcatatccattttcttcccaaaTGGACAGGTCTTCTTTCAGAGCTTGTGCACAATAGTGACTGTCCGTTACTATTTTCACTCGTCGCACGTGTAGCCTTACGGCTTCTAACAGTCCTTCCAATACTGCAGTAACTTCCCCGGCTTGGGCACTGCCAGGGGTTATGCCTTTGCGACGGCACCTTTCTTCTCCCTCCTGTCTAAGAATGAAGCCCCAGTGGGCAGACTGGTCTTCACCTTTTTTCGACCCATCAGTATAGAGAATCCATTCGTATggtttttcaacttttatttctGCTTTCACTCGTTTCTTTGACGAGGGGGTTATTGGTCCTATTTCCAAATCGGGGTCCAGTAGGATATCCTCCCATCTCCCCCATCTCACATTGGTTGCCTTCGTGCTTTCGACGGTGTCTTTGCGTAAAAAACGATGGACTTGGCTTTGTGTGATGACTTTTATTCCTTGTCCCTGGGCCAAGTCCTTCAACGTACCCCAGTACCTGGCTAGGACTGCCAGTTCCCTTTCTTCCCGGGGAAACTTCTTTTCTACACTGCTCAGGGTATAAGTCCATAGAGTCACCAAGCCAGCTCCTTCGTTACTGACGCTCACCATAGCTGAGTCTTCATCACACTCCACTTTGGCAATCAATCTCGTTTCCAAACTCCTTGGTTCTAGTTGTACAGCTTTTCTCACTGCTTTCTTTAATTCTTCTAAGTTCTCTTGGTCCTTTGCTGACCAATCCCAGTTTTTAGACTTCTCTTCTTCTTCGGGATTTTTCCGCAGACGGGCATAAAGGGGCTTTGCATACTTTTGATAATGGGGGACATGATCCCGAACATAGTTACATAGTCCGAGTATCTTCTGTAATTCTTTTTCGGACGTTGGGGGTAGGATTTGTTCAATCTTCTGCCGATAAGCGTTCGAAAGTCCCAAGTCCTCTGACACTTGGAACCCCAAGTAATCCACTTGGAACCTTGCAAATTGGCATTTTTTCAGATTGAGTTTCAGTCCCGCTGCTGTCACTCTTCGAACTACAGATTGTAAGAGGTTCAAATGCTCTTCTTCTGTATCATTTGCGATAAATATATCGTCTATATAAATCGTGACTGGCAATCCTTCCAAAACGTCCATTACTGCTGATTGAAACACATTTGGGGAGTTTTTGTATCCCTGGGGTAGTCTCTGCCAGACGTATGATTTTCCTTTATGTGTAAATGCCGTCTTCCCTTGCGATGCTTTGGCAATTCTTAAGGAGAAAAATCCATTGGCCAGGTCGATGcatgttttatacttttttactCTCAGCGTTTTTAAGGACGCCTGGGGGTTTATGAGGCTGGCTCGATTAGCCACCGTTCGGCGGTTCAGAGCTTTAAAGTTGATAACTGGCCTCCATCCCCCTCCTACCGATTCAGGCTTTTTGACAGCCTGAATGGGGCTATTGGTTATTGGATTTGGTTCTTCACGAATTATTTCAAGAGCCAACAATTCTTTCACTATCATTGCCATTTCAGCCACTGCTCCCGGGTTAAGAGGGTATTGTCTCACCGCCGGGTGCACTCCTCCACTTATTGTGTGGAGGTACTTCGTTCCTAGGTCTCCACAGTCATTTTTAAAGTGGGCTACGGAGGCTTCCTCCATTATTTCATTTAACTTCTTCTTTCCTTCTGGCGACAAATTACATTCTTGAATTTGTTGGGTCTTTACTGCCGGGATATCTACTGGTTTATACCACTCATATTCCGGGATTATCTTGGTGGGTCCCACCCTCACTGTTGTCAATTTCAGTTTCGTCCATAATTTTCTCGCGGTTTGGCGTTTTTTCCTAGGCTTATTCAGCCCTTCTAAATCCCGCAGTGTTAATAGGTTGTATGGTCCCATGATCCACACAATTCCTTTCCAAATTCCAACTGGCATTTCG contains the following coding sequences:
- the LOC133398881 gene encoding programmed cell death 1 ligand 1-like is translated as MKWINIFMLSVLFQPCLQVMLTTTAEQTSYQAESGGSVIMGCRFFPLSQHPYEDLTVSWHWTSQARSREVYQMEKGQELNSSQHSDFRGRTRLLIKLIQDGWAKLQVTRLRINDSGTYQCKIGTTNGADYKDIKLSVTAPFKKVNKDIVKSGKEGELVLTCQSEGYPKSKVTWEDNHRQELNASTTVVVTEDGLFRVTTQIRVESSQKNNYTCSFNSSGSSRSFFIPEDTQQQKGNQRKVAVIIAAVGAIIRLALIGLLIVLIHLHKKGFGKNIEPDGASRTRRIFKLPESTSNSRAEQV